In a genomic window of uncultured Flavobacterium sp.:
- a CDS encoding type I polyketide synthase — MANKNKPIAIVGIGCRFPGSSSSAEKFWEMMLNETDTIGNVPFDRWDNKKYYSKNDARSGKIRAQQGGFLKENVLEFDSLFFDMSPRESECLDPQQRMLMEVAYEALENAGIPLEAVKGTNTGVFVGGFMLDNLLTQASSENKSHINSHTISGVAMTMLSNRLSYIFDLKGPSFTLDTACSSSLVATHLACQSIWNGESSMAMVGGVNYMLAPESSVLMSKGKFLSTHSRCKAFDSDAAGYVRGEGAGIVILKPLDEAIKDNDRIYATIVGTGTNQDGRTNGITVPNPDAQLQLINKIYKENSIDTDKIHYVEAHGTGTKVGDPIEFKTLNRALSINGDRNSKCLVGSVKTNIGHLEAASGIAGLIKTALCLKNNKVPANLHFKNPNPALNYEESNLRIPTSMESLPEGEDSFASINSFGFGGSNGHIVLKQYNSTTTEEKSQGLKTNHFIFPISAKSSAALKELAGKYKKYIIANGEQFEQILSNVIYRRSNHSERLTIFATSKEDLIEKLEAYEEGILLKGVSQESFLGKKPKIVFVYTGMGPQWWKMGRELMETEPVFKKSIMECDAEFTAISGWSIYEELIKPLETSKILDTTIAQPANFVIQVALTRLLNYYGITPDAVVGHSVGEVVSVYISGALSLKDAIKVSYYRSSLQSKTEGKGTMLAVGLSELEAKDTISGYENISIAAINAPKSITISGNSESLKMLKEKYDSMGVFCQLLDVTVPYHSPVMQLIEDDLLEALKTVKGSETKIDLYSTVTGNIIAGDQIDNKYWYDNVREPVLFAKTIETILQDDYTIFLEVGPHPVLKNSIHECIKNRKDCYSLQTLNKREGEQLNFFENISRLFTLGYPIKWESWIDKLPFIQLPTYPWQKEYLWRDSKTVSKNQSNGANSLLFREKVSGPIAAYEFELNDLFFPFLNDHVVHGKVAFPGAGYICIAIDIFQHEISQKVPFMLENVKFLQMLVINEDEIQKLHVSVNPNNGNYNIQSKNGQEDAHWTKMSSGKFAIGNFEENTPVIDINAITSSLETVINEKEIYERLSKSKLDYGSHFRCIKEIRSGKEELVAKITIHDEVAQAADDYFIHPTLLDSCFQTIIALVSMDVVPVSIKKIHFYSAPETEIYCYSILKFKDDHCIVTDLTICNEEGKVLMLIEGFKCKRLVKNELQTDDFLKKNLFQTKWIQEKENVVYNKVKHDSLTYIFTNNYADSLPLQELVAGSTIIAESGNEFKELGENHFVINLEDENSINDIWNPYHKEVNLVIMPFTGFYYLEDELHTSERCVSQIMPFLNIVKFFSEKSDTDFNLTLITKGSQIAVESDVISSLEASIFHGLGRLIVNEVPNCQVRLIDVEENSSIEASERTWNKVADIVNNRSDSYQELAIRNGLVYHKKMVNWETDEQTKLKTVDFQNEPLQLKIPATPWFENLYFENLKRKESGPDEIEILIKNTVFSDIDCLKIAHKITDELVEGTFSEKSLGQECSGIVTSVGSNVKKFKVGDKVLALAPGTFQSYTVTSQHLAVKCPENLNTGESSVIISYLTAIYCLRDRAGLGKGDKVLIHNATNGVGLAAINYAKHIGAEIFVTTESDENSSFLRTLGVQHIYNSENLDFAKHIKKETNGKGVDVILSSESGELAYQNFSSLAPYGIYLDISKKDIMGNDSMDMKFFNHNLSYISVDIDRMLIEKKEKIEGLLADLVNYLESGELPALPSTVFSVDHILEAFNQIKDNKQLGNVVIDFQNEPVQVANTQEGKVRTDGTYLITGGTGGLGLEIANWLVEKGARNIALLSRSGLTNTDTIQNVEKMKKKGVNVQVYAVDISKFQDLQQVFNKIKEDLPALIGIFHSAMVLDDGYLLDMNEDRFMKVFQPKIDGAMNLHHLSKELHLDIFVLFSSISSLIGNIGQANYVAANAFLDSFALWRKGLNLAATTVNLGVLKESGVVSRNENIEKILKGSGINSFTNKQVMLGIDFFVKEKPTQIGFFDLNWSIISKSFGKSGVALFSEIDKMNNNQEESLSEVQAGNREKLSGLDPNSQHEFIITLLKKHLGRILKISADNVNPDKGINLLGVDSVLTIEFMGMIKESLAVEIAPIEFLTGPSVRQLSTKIIANSFQVMSEELV, encoded by the coding sequence ATGGCTAATAAAAATAAACCAATTGCGATCGTAGGTATAGGATGCAGATTTCCAGGTTCGAGTTCTTCAGCTGAAAAGTTTTGGGAAATGATGTTGAATGAAACAGACACTATTGGCAATGTCCCTTTTGACAGATGGGATAATAAAAAATATTACAGTAAAAATGATGCGAGATCAGGAAAAATAAGAGCTCAACAAGGTGGATTTCTTAAAGAAAATGTCCTGGAGTTTGATTCCTTATTTTTTGATATGTCTCCCAGAGAGTCTGAATGTCTTGATCCTCAACAACGAATGCTTATGGAAGTTGCCTATGAGGCTCTTGAAAATGCAGGAATACCACTTGAGGCAGTTAAGGGTACTAATACAGGCGTATTTGTTGGGGGATTTATGCTTGATAATTTATTGACACAAGCTTCATCAGAAAACAAATCTCATATTAACTCACACACAATTAGTGGTGTTGCTATGACAATGCTATCAAATAGATTATCTTATATATTCGATTTAAAAGGACCATCTTTTACCTTAGATACAGCATGCTCTTCATCATTAGTGGCAACGCACCTTGCGTGTCAAAGCATTTGGAATGGTGAGTCATCTATGGCAATGGTTGGTGGAGTAAATTATATGCTTGCTCCTGAAAGTTCTGTTCTAATGAGTAAAGGAAAATTTCTTTCGACTCATAGTCGCTGTAAAGCATTTGACAGTGATGCAGCCGGTTATGTAAGAGGTGAAGGTGCTGGAATTGTAATATTAAAGCCTCTTGATGAAGCTATTAAAGATAATGACAGAATATATGCCACAATAGTTGGAACTGGTACAAATCAAGATGGTAGAACCAATGGAATTACTGTTCCTAATCCAGATGCTCAATTGCAATTGATTAACAAGATATACAAAGAGAACTCTATAGATACAGATAAAATACATTATGTAGAAGCTCATGGTACAGGAACTAAAGTTGGAGATCCAATTGAGTTTAAAACGCTTAACAGAGCACTGTCAATAAATGGAGATAGAAATTCCAAATGTTTAGTTGGTTCGGTTAAAACGAATATAGGACATTTGGAAGCCGCGTCTGGAATTGCAGGACTTATTAAAACGGCATTATGCCTTAAAAATAATAAAGTTCCTGCCAACTTACATTTTAAAAATCCAAATCCGGCTTTAAATTATGAAGAAAGCAATTTAAGGATTCCAACTTCAATGGAATCGTTACCAGAAGGCGAAGACTCTTTTGCTTCAATTAATTCTTTTGGTTTTGGAGGCTCGAATGGACATATCGTTTTAAAACAGTACAATTCAACCACAACAGAGGAAAAATCTCAGGGATTAAAAACCAATCATTTTATATTTCCAATAAGTGCTAAAAGTTCAGCTGCATTAAAAGAGTTGGCTGGTAAATACAAGAAATATATCATAGCAAATGGTGAACAGTTTGAGCAAATCCTTAGTAATGTTATCTATAGAAGAAGTAATCATTCTGAACGTTTGACCATTTTTGCTACTTCAAAAGAAGATTTAATAGAAAAATTAGAAGCTTATGAAGAAGGGATTTTATTAAAAGGCGTAAGTCAGGAGAGTTTTTTAGGTAAAAAACCAAAAATAGTTTTTGTGTATACCGGTATGGGACCTCAATGGTGGAAAATGGGTAGAGAACTAATGGAAACAGAACCTGTTTTTAAGAAGTCTATAATGGAATGTGATGCTGAATTCACGGCTATTTCCGGATGGTCTATTTATGAAGAACTTATCAAGCCTTTAGAAACCTCAAAAATACTGGATACCACTATTGCACAGCCCGCAAATTTTGTAATTCAGGTAGCGCTTACCAGATTGCTTAATTATTATGGTATTACTCCTGATGCGGTTGTAGGACATAGCGTTGGTGAGGTAGTTTCTGTTTATATTTCAGGAGCTTTATCACTAAAAGATGCAATCAAAGTAAGTTACTATCGAAGCAGTCTTCAATCTAAAACAGAAGGAAAAGGTACAATGTTGGCTGTTGGACTTTCTGAATTGGAAGCAAAAGATACCATCAGTGGCTATGAAAATATTTCTATCGCAGCTATCAATGCCCCAAAATCAATAACAATATCCGGAAATTCAGAATCGCTTAAGATGCTGAAGGAAAAATATGATTCGATGGGAGTTTTTTGCCAATTATTAGATGTAACTGTGCCATATCATAGTCCAGTAATGCAACTTATAGAGGATGATTTATTAGAGGCATTAAAAACTGTAAAAGGATCTGAAACTAAAATTGATCTTTATTCTACAGTAACAGGAAATATAATTGCTGGAGATCAAATCGATAACAAGTATTGGTATGATAATGTAAGAGAACCTGTATTATTTGCAAAAACGATAGAAACTATTTTACAAGATGATTATACCATTTTTCTTGAAGTAGGACCGCATCCTGTCTTAAAAAATTCTATACACGAATGCATTAAAAACAGGAAAGATTGCTATTCATTACAAACTCTAAATAAAAGAGAAGGAGAACAACTTAACTTTTTTGAAAACATTTCGAGACTGTTCACACTCGGTTATCCGATAAAATGGGAAAGCTGGATTGACAAATTGCCTTTTATACAATTGCCTACTTATCCTTGGCAAAAAGAATATTTATGGAGAGATTCCAAAACAGTTTCAAAAAATCAGTCAAATGGTGCAAACAGTTTACTTTTTAGAGAAAAAGTAAGCGGGCCAATAGCTGCCTATGAGTTTGAGTTAAATGATTTATTTTTTCCTTTCTTGAACGACCACGTAGTACATGGTAAAGTAGCTTTTCCGGGTGCCGGCTACATTTGTATCGCTATAGACATTTTTCAGCATGAAATAAGTCAGAAAGTGCCATTTATGTTAGAGAACGTAAAGTTTCTTCAAATGTTGGTCATCAATGAAGATGAAATTCAAAAATTGCACGTATCCGTAAATCCAAACAATGGAAATTATAATATTCAAAGTAAAAACGGACAAGAAGATGCTCATTGGACAAAGATGTCATCAGGTAAATTTGCCATAGGAAATTTTGAGGAAAATACTCCTGTAATAGACATTAATGCAATAACAAGTAGCTTGGAGACTGTTATAAATGAAAAAGAAATCTATGAAAGATTAAGTAAATCTAAACTCGATTATGGTTCTCATTTCAGATGTATCAAGGAGATAAGATCCGGAAAAGAAGAATTGGTTGCAAAAATTACTATTCATGATGAGGTCGCTCAGGCTGCAGACGATTATTTTATTCATCCTACATTGTTAGATTCTTGTTTTCAAACAATTATTGCGCTTGTGAGCATGGATGTTGTTCCTGTATCAATCAAAAAAATCCATTTTTATTCAGCACCTGAAACTGAAATTTACTGTTATTCTATATTGAAATTTAAAGATGACCATTGTATCGTTACAGATTTAACTATTTGTAATGAAGAAGGTAAAGTGTTAATGCTAATAGAAGGCTTTAAATGTAAGAGACTTGTAAAAAATGAATTGCAAACTGATGATTTTCTAAAGAAAAACCTATTCCAGACAAAATGGATACAGGAAAAAGAAAATGTTGTTTATAACAAAGTCAAACATGATTCTTTAACTTACATTTTTACAAATAATTACGCTGATAGTTTGCCTTTGCAGGAATTAGTGGCAGGATCGACAATTATTGCAGAATCCGGAAATGAGTTTAAAGAATTAGGGGAAAATCATTTTGTAATTAATTTAGAAGATGAAAACAGCATCAATGACATCTGGAATCCTTACCATAAAGAAGTCAACTTAGTTATAATGCCTTTTACTGGTTTTTATTATCTTGAAGATGAACTTCACACGAGTGAAAGATGTGTAAGCCAAATAATGCCGTTTCTAAATATTGTTAAGTTTTTCTCAGAGAAAAGCGATACAGATTTTAACTTAACTCTAATAACCAAAGGCAGTCAGATAGCCGTGGAAAGTGACGTGATTTCATCTTTGGAAGCTAGTATTTTTCATGGTTTGGGAAGGTTAATTGTCAATGAAGTTCCTAATTGTCAGGTCAGATTAATTGATGTAGAAGAAAATTCATCGATTGAAGCTTCTGAAAGAACGTGGAATAAAGTAGCAGATATCGTAAATAACAGAAGCGATTCTTACCAGGAATTGGCCATTAGAAACGGACTCGTTTATCATAAAAAAATGGTTAATTGGGAAACAGACGAGCAAACAAAGTTAAAAACTGTTGATTTTCAAAATGAACCACTTCAGTTAAAAATTCCGGCAACTCCTTGGTTTGAAAATCTTTACTTTGAAAATTTAAAACGAAAAGAGTCAGGACCTGACGAAATAGAAATTTTAATAAAAAATACTGTTTTTAGTGATATTGATTGTTTAAAAATAGCACACAAAATAACAGACGAACTAGTAGAAGGAACTTTTTCTGAAAAAAGTTTAGGGCAGGAATGTTCAGGTATCGTTACGAGCGTAGGTTCGAATGTTAAAAAGTTTAAAGTTGGCGATAAAGTATTAGCATTAGCTCCCGGCACATTTCAGTCATACACCGTTACATCACAACATTTAGCAGTAAAATGTCCGGAAAACTTAAACACTGGAGAATCTAGCGTTATCATAAGTTACCTGACTGCTATTTACTGTTTAAGAGATAGGGCAGGTTTAGGAAAAGGAGATAAAGTACTTATCCATAATGCTACTAATGGCGTAGGTTTGGCAGCAATTAATTATGCTAAACATATAGGAGCCGAGATTTTTGTTACTACCGAATCTGATGAAAACAGTTCTTTTTTAAGAACATTAGGAGTTCAGCATATTTATAATTCTGAGAATTTAGATTTTGCAAAACACATAAAAAAAGAAACCAACGGAAAAGGAGTTGATGTAATATTAAGTTCAGAATCTGGAGAATTAGCCTATCAAAACTTCTCGTCATTAGCTCCTTATGGGATCTATTTAGACATCAGTAAAAAGGATATTATGGGCAATGATTCTATGGATATGAAATTTTTCAATCACAATCTCTCTTATATTTCTGTGGATATTGATCGAATGTTGATTGAGAAAAAAGAAAAAATAGAAGGTTTGTTAGCAGACTTGGTAAACTATTTAGAATCAGGAGAATTACCTGCTTTGCCTTCAACTGTTTTCTCTGTGGATCATATTTTAGAAGCATTCAATCAAATCAAAGACAACAAGCAATTGGGTAATGTTGTAATTGATTTCCAAAATGAACCTGTTCAGGTTGCCAATACACAAGAAGGGAAAGTAAGAACAGACGGAACCTATTTAATTACCGGAGGAACAGGAGGATTAGGTTTAGAGATTGCAAATTGGCTTGTGGAAAAAGGTGCAAGAAATATAGCCTTGCTTAGCAGAAGCGGATTAACAAATACAGATACCATACAGAATGTTGAAAAAATGAAGAAAAAAGGAGTTAATGTCCAGGTTTATGCTGTAGACATCTCTAAATTTCAAGATCTCCAACAAGTTTTCAACAAAATAAAAGAAGATTTACCAGCACTTATTGGAATTTTTCATAGCGCAATGGTGCTCGACGATGGTTATCTCTTAGATATGAATGAAGACAGATTCATGAAAGTATTTCAACCAAAAATAGATGGAGCAATGAATCTTCATCATTTGAGCAAGGAATTGCATCTCGATATTTTTGTTTTATTCTCTTCGATATCTTCATTAATAGGAAACATTGGTCAGGCAAATTATGTGGCTGCCAATGCATTTTTAGATTCGTTTGCCCTTTGGAGAAAAGGTCTGAATCTGGCAGCAACTACAGTAAATCTTGGTGTTTTAAAAGAGTCGGGAGTGGTTTCCAGAAATGAAAATATTGAAAAGATCCTAAAAGGAAGCGGAATCAACAGTTTTACTAATAAACAGGTAATGCTGGGTATCGATTTCTTCGTCAAAGAGAAACCAACTCAAATTGGATTTTTTGATTTGAATTGGAGTATAATCTCAAAGAGTTTTGGAAAAAGTGGTGTAGCATTATTCAGCGAAATTGATAAGATGAATAATAATCAGGAAGAATCTTTGAGTGAAGTACAGGCAGGTAATAGAGAAAAATTATCAGGTTTAGATCCAAATTCACAACACGAGTTCATTATTACGCTCTTAAAAAAACATTTAGGAAGAATTTTGAAAATTTCGGCAGACAATGTCAATCCTGATAAAGGTATAAATCTTTTAGGTGTAGATTCAGTTCTGACAATTGAATTTATGGGAATGATAAAAGAGAGTCTTGCTGTTGAAATAGCACCAATTGAATTTCTTACCGGGCCTTCGGTAAGACAATTGTCAACTAAAATAATTGCAAATTCTTTTCAAGTAATGAGTGAGGAATTAGTTTAA
- a CDS encoding DUF2306 domain-containing protein has product MENNFLNIEQVSTKKKNSSFGNWVVKIITVILGLISLYYLLVRAFPFLIVSKDIYGPYYFPRAVWIWPHVVGGVLVMVLGPFQFLPTIRIKYPQFHRVTGYIFLISVLVSALALIFLISTSSSNLVIDVGLGIGGVVWLVTAFLAYIAIIKRKIEQHREWMVRCYMVTLAFVLFRVVIDVLSYLKVTNEPDIVALASWISWTVPLFITEVVLQVQKIRE; this is encoded by the coding sequence ATGGAAAATAATTTTTTGAATATTGAGCAGGTTTCTACTAAGAAAAAAAACAGCAGTTTTGGTAATTGGGTAGTTAAAATAATTACAGTTATTTTAGGACTTATCTCCTTGTATTATTTACTTGTGAGGGCCTTTCCTTTTCTTATTGTTTCAAAAGATATATATGGACCGTATTATTTTCCAAGAGCAGTCTGGATATGGCCACATGTAGTGGGAGGTGTCTTAGTAATGGTTTTAGGACCTTTTCAATTTTTGCCAACTATTCGAATTAAATACCCTCAATTTCACCGTGTTACGGGATATATCTTTTTAATAAGTGTATTGGTTTCTGCCTTGGCCCTGATTTTTCTAATTAGCACTTCTTCTAGCAATTTGGTTATTGATGTAGGACTTGGTATTGGTGGGGTTGTATGGCTGGTGACTGCGTTTTTGGCATATATTGCAATTATAAAAAGAAAAATTGAGCAACATAGAGAATGGATGGTACGATGTTACATGGTAACCCTTGCATTTGTTCTTTTTAGGGTGGTTATAGATGTTTTATCTTATTTAAAAGTTACCAATGAACCTGATATTGTTGCGTTGGCTAGCTGGATAAGCTGGACAGTACCTTTATTTATTACGGAGGTAGTTTTACAAGTTCAAAAAATCAGAGAATAA
- a CDS encoding cyclic peptide export ABC transporter, producing MDNTVFTIEILTAALALIGIIYSIIAVVQIIKKKRKREISLAKISNYIVGFAAILPLFACLYFMPIALYDQNFWSVQSQNYKVLSDAIIQLGIVISVFYFLTRITIFFEHKNKYHNILSSLLLISLIPGLANALIVMIVSEFVTGRIETKYLLIFFVLATYFYVITIRLSKRKTAFLGSLVAQEFNSMILRNVFRIPYIKYEKIESGKIYTILNDDIGAIFYFSQVAIHIFTNILTAFIIFVYLFSLDVLNASVLVGSMAFIFVIYSFLAAPLNNALMDAREKREGFTNLVTGLINGFKELVLHQVKRVEYNKDIEKRNVILYKSQLNAAYIDINKTLLSEISFTVAIGVTCLVFPMIFKFDKQLITTFVIGTLFLWGPFNNMLAGIPGIINAKIAWHRIKDFLQNTDSNDSLLLEDDNTVHIESVEKLEVKNVCFSYKKSEDEDEMTYGIGPINFEVVQGDIVFIIGGNGSGKTTFLKLLTGLYTADSGQLLINGVNIDSQNLGEYYSVIYSDFYLFKKIYGIKNERLEQVYEWLSMFGLLDKVNIENGEYSTIDLSKGQRKRLAILKSYLEDRPIYLFDECAADLDPDFKDFFYNELLVKMKDEGKLLIVITHDDKYFDIANKVYKMEMGKILEYKTELIPQ from the coding sequence TTACAATTGAAATACTAACTGCTGCACTTGCTTTGATAGGTATTATATATTCAATAATAGCAGTTGTTCAAATTATTAAAAAGAAGAGAAAAAGAGAAATCTCTCTTGCAAAAATTTCGAATTATATCGTGGGTTTTGCGGCTATACTACCGTTGTTTGCATGCTTATATTTTATGCCTATTGCTTTGTACGACCAAAATTTTTGGTCAGTTCAATCTCAAAATTATAAAGTTTTAAGCGATGCTATTATTCAGTTAGGCATAGTTATATCAGTATTTTACTTTTTAACGAGAATAACTATTTTCTTTGAACATAAAAATAAATACCACAATATTCTTTCGTCGTTACTATTGATATCATTAATTCCGGGATTAGCCAATGCACTTATTGTGATGATCGTAAGTGAATTTGTTACCGGTAGAATAGAAACTAAATATTTATTGATTTTCTTCGTATTAGCAACTTACTTTTATGTAATTACAATTCGACTTAGTAAAAGAAAAACAGCGTTTTTAGGTTCATTAGTAGCACAGGAATTTAATTCAATGATACTTAGGAATGTTTTTAGAATTCCTTATATAAAGTATGAAAAAATTGAAAGTGGAAAAATTTATACCATTTTGAATGATGATATTGGAGCTATATTTTACTTCTCACAAGTTGCCATTCACATTTTTACGAACATACTTACTGCATTTATCATTTTTGTTTATCTGTTCTCATTAGATGTTTTAAATGCATCAGTTCTTGTTGGTTCAATGGCATTTATATTTGTCATTTATAGTTTCTTAGCCGCTCCTTTAAATAATGCTTTAATGGATGCTAGAGAAAAAAGAGAAGGATTTACAAATTTGGTTACCGGTTTGATAAATGGTTTTAAAGAATTGGTTTTGCACCAGGTGAAACGTGTAGAATACAATAAGGACATAGAAAAAAGAAACGTCATTTTGTATAAATCGCAGCTTAATGCGGCATATATTGATATAAATAAAACACTTCTTTCAGAAATTTCCTTTACCGTTGCTATCGGTGTAACGTGTTTGGTTTTTCCTATGATTTTTAAATTCGATAAACAATTGATTACCACTTTTGTAATTGGAACTTTGTTTTTATGGGGACCATTTAATAATATGCTTGCCGGAATACCAGGAATAATAAATGCAAAGATTGCTTGGCACAGAATCAAGGATTTTCTTCAAAATACCGATTCAAATGATTCATTACTTCTTGAAGATGACAATACAGTGCACATAGAATCAGTTGAAAAATTAGAGGTTAAAAATGTGTGTTTTAGTTATAAGAAAAGTGAAGACGAAGATGAAATGACGTATGGTATTGGCCCAATAAATTTTGAAGTAGTTCAGGGCGATATTGTATTTATAATAGGCGGTAATGGTAGCGGTAAAACCACTTTTCTAAAATTATTAACCGGACTTTATACTGCTGATTCCGGACAATTGTTAATTAATGGTGTAAACATAGATTCACAAAATTTAGGAGAATATTATTCTGTTATCTACAGTGATTTTTACTTATTCAAAAAAATCTATGGCATTAAAAATGAGCGTTTAGAGCAAGTATATGAGTGGCTTAGTATGTTTGGTTTGTTGGACAAGGTTAACATTGAAAATGGAGAATACAGCACTATTGACCTTTCTAAAGGTCAGCGTAAAAGATTGGCAATTTTAAAATCATATTTAGAAGATCGTCCTATTTACTTATTTGACGAATGTGCAGCCGATCTTGATCCGGACTTTAAAGATTTCTTCTATAACGAATTACTTGTAAAAATGAAGGATGAAGGCAAATTATTAATCGTAATTACCCATGATGATAAGTATTTTGATATCGCAAATAAGGTATACAAAATGGAAATGGGTAAAATATTAGAATACAAAACTGAGCTCATTCCGCAATAG